ACATTTGGTGGGAAAGGTTTTCATATTTTGCCAGTAACTACTAAGGCAAAGTTGGCAGATGCAAGCATACGAAGTCAAAGCATTGgcttttgttcaattttcaCTACATCAAAAGGATACATTTCTGAAGTTTGCCAAGAAATCAATATATCCTCTAAGCGGATAGATGATAATTCCTAATGAATCCATAAAACATTTTTCTCGAGCAAACAATCTTCCAAAGAAATCTTACCCAAGCACATAgtcaggaaaaacaaaaaagaggaaCTTCACCAGGATGTCCACACCTCTTTTAACAATATGTCACTAACTGTCATCACTGCAAACGGCAGGCAAAAAAGTTGACCTAAACAATATCATCAAGCAGTTGGAGGAAAAGTTCATTCACTTCATCAAACCGTTGAATGTGACCATTTTCTCTTCAGACGCTCTTCAAAGTTGTTAAGGTTCAATGGCAAGTCAGACTGATTAAACAGCTTTCAAGGTTTAGAATATTGCTTATCTTGTTACTCAATCAAAATTGTCCTAAGCTCTATTTCAACCAATAACAGTCAATTTGAAGAGAATATGTAACCAATTTACAAAATGCAtcaaggaaaatgaaaattgtCAATACTGACTTAGTAACTAACCAAAACCTCATGGAACCATTTACTTATTTTTGGAATATGTTTAACAATATTTGTCAGTCCTGGGATGAAGAAACAGAACTTAAAAGCAACAAACCTGACCACTACAAAATGGACCTGCACCAATGCCAATAGTGGGGATTTGAAGAGCTGATGTTGCTGCAGCAGCTACAGGTGCAGGAACACATTCCAGAACAACAGCGAAACAACCTGCTTCCTGCAATGCTATGGCAGTCTCCACGACCTGCAGAAAGACATAATTACTCTTTAGATAAAGTTCCAAAAATAACCAAACAAAGCCCTGGGAGAGCATCCCCTGCTAAGGATAGGATTATGAAAAGATTACCTTTACAGCACCAGCAACATTTCGACCTTGAGGTCTAAATCCTCCCAGAACGCTAATAGCCTGAGGAGTAAGCCCAACGTGCCCCATAACAGCAATCCCAGCTTCAACAATAGCTTTAGCTGCAGTAATTCTTGATGGTGCTCCAGCTTCTAATTTAATTGCATCCATTCCTCCTTCCTTGAGTATCCTAACTGCTGTATCAACTGCCTGCTCACAATTCAAACTGCAATATCACCAACCATTGCACattcaaaagagaaagaaaccacATTTCGTCTAATTCTGACAGAAACTGCATAATATGAATTTGCTAGAGCCTTGCAAAGAATAATATGAAATAATTAACCCTAACATGGACTTTCAGCAACAGTTTCACTTAAAAAGCCAACAGTTGACAGGGACGGGTGTAAGACGACTCAGTATATCCGTATTCTTCCATATTTTTTTCCTGTTCAAAAGTCTGCCTTCccaatttccctttttttacCCCTCTATTTCCTCAAAACCAAATTTTAAAATGCAAACCTCCATCAAATAATAGAATAAAAAACAAATGGGATTGAAGTTGCTTTCATAGTAACATCACAATACTGAGAATATGCATAACTACCCAGAAAAAGGTAAAAACTGAAGGTACTATTTTTGCGGGCAACAAAAGGAGAAGCATGCACATCACCTGATGAGTACTGGACTCGTAAGTACCAAAAGGTAGGTCCCCAACAAGGAGTGGATTCTTGGCGCCTCTTGCCACGGCACGGCAATGAACAAGCATTTCTTCAAGAGTAATAGGCAAAGTGGTGTCATGGCCATGAACCACCATGGAAGCAGAGTCACCCACAAGGCAAATATCAATGCCAGCAGTGTCAAGATGCACTGCAGACGGATAATCATAGGCTGTCACCATTGTTATGGGCTCCCCCTTTTTATGCTTTTGGCGTAAATTTGTCAGTGTCACTCTTTGGTTTGGATCCTGCGGCTTTGGCCCTCCATAAACTGTGTTCTCTGGAACATTGCTCAAACATCCTGTTCCCAAAAGGATCTTGGAAAAGGATTCCCTTTTGGTGATAAAGCCTAAGGACTTCCTGATTGAAGTGAGAACTGCCattcaaacctggaaaataaAATCGAGATTTTAACTTTCTTAGAATCTTGTACGTGGAAATGTGAAGGGTcgtaattatattatataggaAATTGGGGTGGAGGGAGGGGTTTGGTTTTGTTGGCCCCTTCACTTCACAGCTCAGTTTTGGGGCTGCCCCACCAGCAGAACAATTGGGGAAGATGAGAAATGGGGATACGCTGGGATACGTTAGGTGGACTGGTGGGCTGGTCACAGGTCAGTCAGCAAACGAAAATTGCAACCACTTTTGGCAGTGCCAGGTTTATATATAAAAGTTTTTGTGGGACGTTATCCATGACGAAGGACGCAAATTGCAAattgcaaattgcaatttgcgaCTACCCAAAAtcccaatcatctttttatcttcccaatcacctttttatctcacatacatcacatcacaaaaagtgctacagtaaatatctcaaataaatcatctaaataaactcttatccaaacaaactcacttTCTTTTGACATTTTAAGACATCGACAATATTTGCATCCTTACAAGCTCGGTTATCGCCTCCCACCATTCGCTACAAAATGTCGCAAGCCACTTTAAGTGGCTTGGATCGATAGGTGGTTCGGTTTCTTCGATTTTTTCTTGATCTCTTCATATCTTTCTCATCGTAGTATAGAATAATTATAGGTCTATTATTTCGACAAAAAAAAGACAATATTTGCATCCATAATTATAGGTCTATTATTTCGACAAAAAAAAGACAATATTTGCATCCTTATGACCAGCTTTTGCGATTATATTTCTGcttcttgatttttttaacCACAAGGCTGGTGGCCGTTACTAAGTCATTTAAACCTTGCATCCCACTAATTGTCACATTAGATCTGGTGGTGATTCAGTCCCTACTGGCCCTCCTAGCTTTAGGAGCAagactttttttcctttattttatgATTTCCCGTTAAAGGGAAATTGCCATGTTTATTAAGGCAATAATGTATCCTGTTTCAAAAGTTGAGTAGGTGATCGAAAAAAATAAGCTGAACTAAATTATTTACAATAAAACAGTAGTGAGCTTTatgttgatttttgaatttataaaaaaaaaaaggttaaaattcTTAAAAGTCATATTGATTTTTTAATCATTATGAAAGGTCGTAGTGAAAGGTAAGGTTATTCTTTCCCTATCTGGTTGAATCTTAGAAATGGGGCTTGAAGGAAGGATATATGTAGAGGACACAGAATACATTTTCTTCAAGCATGGTAGCTGAAGGAAACTATTCGATCAGCATTTCCTCATTCATAAATTGAGGCCTGGCCTACGATCAACTACAATAGCCTAACGTGGTCTTAGGACTAGCAGTGTTtgcagaaaacaagaaagaaaacatgAAAGTGGGAGGCAAGCATTCAAGTCAAAGAACTGCTCAATTAATTCAAAATGAAGCATTAAAAAGCTTCGCAGCTGCAAATATTAAGCTGATGATACGTGGTACTAGCATTTGGGATCCCGGAAGGTGGGAACAAGTCCACCTGAAAACAAGTTTCTTTCAGGACAACATATTACGTAATTAGCGTTTTCTCCGATGATACGCCTTTAAGTTGCCATTCTTGTGCCAATGGCAGAGAGCTAGATCTCTAATCAAGCAAAAAAGCTGCAACAGCTGAACTCTTGATCTTTGATCCACCATTTCAGCTCTTTGCCATGAGACAAAAAGCTTTCCACTACAGTACCATTATCATGGTTGATTTCACAGGGAAGTCTTCAACTTAATCTCCTGTTTGGTGCAGCTGGTAAGGCCAGAGGAGATTAATGAAATAGAAGTGTGACGGCCACATTGATGGGAAGTGTAATCTTTTGCCTTCAACTCCCATAAATGTAAAGCAGAAGTACGTTCTTGGGGCTGCCATTATGGGAAAAAGCCATCCTGAAAGACGACTTTAAATTGTTCGAGACTCTCCCTCTGACACGAAAAGAAGACAAAGTCAAAGGTATAATTACGATTTCCAGATAATTTCATTTATGCAAGACTCAAATCCACATTCTCACCTGATAAATAGTGAAAAACACTAAGGCAGAATGCGCTTTAAGATACCACTCCCAGCAACCATTCTAGCTGCCACAAGTCCAGCGGCGAAAGCAGCGCCAAATACAGTATGCAACCTCACACAGTAATATTTTGCCATAAAAATTTTTGTGTTGTCCTATAAAGTTGTGAATTAGATCAAACTTCAGAAGCATATCCAAGAAATTATAGAAAGGACAGTAAACGAAGGGCCAGTATTATCATAGAGAACTAAAATGGTTCT
This portion of the Coffea arabica cultivar ET-39 chromosome 2e, Coffea Arabica ET-39 HiFi, whole genome shotgun sequence genome encodes:
- the LOC113731630 gene encoding 3-methyl-2-oxobutanoate hydroxymethyltransferase 1, mitochondrial-like, translating into MAVLTSIRKSLGFITKRESFSKILLGTGCLSNVPENTVYGGPKPQDPNQRVTLTNLRQKHKKGEPITMVTAYDYPSAVHLDTAGIDICLVGDSASMVVHGHDTTLPITLEEMLVHCRAVARGAKNPLLVGDLPFGTYESSTHQAVDTAVRILKEGGMDAIKLEAGAPSRITAAKAIVEAGIAVMGHVGLTPQAISVLGGFRPQGRNVAGAVKVVETAIALQEAGCFAVVLECVPAPVAAAATSALQIPTIGIGAGPFCSGQVLVYHDLLGMLQHPHHAKVTPRFCKQYAHVGDVINKALLGYKEEVTSGSFPSSAHSPYKISAADVDSFSKELEKLGLSDAASAASAAAEKLKPLNNQVGEHQATK